One region of Bacillus pumilus genomic DNA includes:
- a CDS encoding head-tail connector protein has product MTEAEQKELEKAKKYLRIDGDAEDDLILHFIAAAKEYISSATGLKFPNNLARAELAVMSFVTHWYENRQISGTTSNLDGVLTTMVNQLKYLVVDGEKDVE; this is encoded by the coding sequence ATGACTGAGGCAGAACAAAAAGAGCTTGAAAAAGCAAAAAAATACCTCCGCATTGATGGTGATGCGGAGGATGATTTGATTTTACATTTTATCGCTGCAGCAAAAGAGTACATCAGCTCTGCAACGGGTCTGAAATTTCCTAATAATTTAGCACGAGCAGAACTGGCCGTTATGTCTTTTGTGACTCACTGGTATGAGAATAGGCAAATATCCGGAACGACATCAAATCTTGATGGTGTGCTCACAACAATGGTCAATCAACTCAAATACTTGGTTGTGGATGGTGAAAAAGATGTTGAATGA
- the gp17 gene encoding tail completion protein gp17, which yields MINQNLIRRADTCKNAIFEALENDPALLSLIDKDDIYELAVPEGTKSSPPYVVLQEINYKPIKWADNRPIQDSATYQIDVYHNADPQSITAAIGDVMERLDFAPTIPINDFLEKERLIRKGYRFEKNIILGG from the coding sequence ATGATCAATCAAAACTTAATAAGGCGTGCAGATACTTGCAAGAATGCCATTTTTGAAGCGTTGGAGAATGATCCAGCGCTTTTGTCTTTAATAGACAAAGATGACATCTATGAGCTTGCAGTGCCAGAGGGTACAAAGTCGAGTCCACCGTATGTCGTGCTGCAAGAAATCAACTACAAACCGATCAAATGGGCTGATAACAGGCCCATACAAGATAGCGCAACTTATCAAATTGATGTTTATCACAATGCCGATCCGCAATCTATCACGGCTGCAATCGGGGATGTGATGGAGCGTTTAGATTTTGCGCCAACTATACCCATCAATGACTTTTTAGAGAAAGAGAGATTGATAAGAAAAGGGTATCGTTTTGAAAAAAATATAATACTAGGAGGCTAA
- a CDS encoding HK97-gp10 family putative phage morphogenesis protein, whose amino-acid sequence MFNLQIDGLEELENAIGNMQRKVSKMHKEALTAGATVIKDELHPNTPRSDKGQKHMQDDLDITRLRTDGDGIKYVAVGWPKSKSRKDTKWRIHFPEFGTLHQPAQKFFTRTVDANWDEAIRKVADEYRQALSKL is encoded by the coding sequence ATGTTTAATTTACAAATCGACGGCTTAGAGGAATTAGAGAATGCAATTGGCAACATGCAAAGAAAAGTTAGCAAAATGCATAAAGAAGCTCTTACAGCTGGCGCAACAGTCATAAAAGATGAACTTCACCCAAACACACCAAGATCCGACAAAGGCCAAAAACACATGCAGGATGATCTTGATATTACGCGGCTTCGTACTGATGGAGACGGGATAAAATATGTTGCGGTTGGTTGGCCGAAATCAAAGTCACGTAAGGACACGAAGTGGAGAATTCACTTTCCTGAATTCGGCACCTTACATCAGCCTGCGCAAAAATTCTTTACGAGAACTGTCGATGCGAACTGGGATGAGGCTATACGTAAAGTAGCAGATGAATACCGACAGGCGCTGAGCAAACTATGA
- a CDS encoding phage head closure protein, with amino-acid sequence MLNDMRHRIQFQKKKEKSRLPVDGDNGWETMIECWAKAEGLKGAEYYAAAAIQKEHTIKFTIRHREDIDEHMRLLFQGKTYEIESITPNYSRLHFLTIRARVKAAK; translated from the coding sequence ATGTTGAATGATATGAGGCATCGCATTCAGTTCCAAAAGAAAAAAGAAAAGAGTCGTTTGCCTGTCGATGGTGACAACGGCTGGGAAACTATGATTGAGTGTTGGGCCAAAGCAGAGGGATTAAAAGGTGCTGAATATTATGCTGCAGCTGCCATTCAAAAAGAACATACAATCAAATTCACCATACGTCACAGGGAAGATATCGACGAGCACATGAGACTCCTATTCCAAGGAAAAACTTACGAAATTGAGTCTATTACACCCAATTATTCAAGACTTCATTTCCTCACAATTAGAGCTAGGGTAAAGGCGGCGAAGTAA
- a CDS encoding collagen-like protein has product MAKDYLFESNGVLTSAEEGADGKPITPVYLKGNSEENPLFIQGMQGEKGPKGDTGPQGPKGEKGDPGEQGPKGDKGDAAVLESGSVKNEHLSDGSVNSRTIGKGSVMWENLNSAVKDLIIELQNKVEALENPKSE; this is encoded by the coding sequence ATGGCTAAAGATTATTTGTTTGAAAGTAATGGAGTATTAACATCTGCAGAGGAGGGAGCAGACGGTAAACCTATCACGCCTGTTTATTTAAAAGGAAACAGTGAAGAAAACCCTCTCTTCATTCAAGGTATGCAAGGTGAAAAGGGTCCGAAGGGTGATACTGGTCCTCAAGGTCCAAAAGGAGAAAAAGGCGATCCGGGAGAGCAGGGGCCGAAAGGTGATAAGGGTGACGCTGCAGTATTAGAGTCTGGCTCTGTTAAAAATGAACATCTAAGTGATGGTTCAGTAAATTCCCGGACAATCGGCAAAGGCAGCGTTATGTGGGAAAATCTCAACTCTGCTGTAAAAGACTTGATCATCGAATTGCAAAATAAGGTTGAAGCTTTAGAAAACCCAAAATCTGAATAA
- a CDS encoding major tail protein: MAEYSSVTGLENVQFAPLQKKGKFFVPTEILRYEYAINMKVETETSTEKQYADNKLVDLVVSTGSTKLEIEMRDLPMEILAKLLGIEQDKNGLYLFKKNITPPWVAMTFEGPKANGKSRHVGLVKGRFSLPGDEWKTKEDKTDFQTIKLSAEFVDREQDDLFKVVTDEDAENFNLDAFYKSVFGEAYKDDKTENGSSVDIGKGV, encoded by the coding sequence ATGGCTGAGTACAGTTCAGTAACTGGTTTGGAAAACGTTCAGTTTGCACCATTGCAAAAGAAAGGTAAATTCTTTGTGCCTACTGAAATTTTAAGATATGAATATGCAATCAATATGAAGGTGGAAACTGAGACATCAACAGAGAAGCAGTATGCAGATAACAAGCTAGTCGATTTAGTGGTTTCAACTGGTTCTACAAAGCTAGAAATTGAAATGCGGGATCTTCCTATGGAAATTCTCGCGAAGCTGCTAGGAATCGAACAGGACAAAAACGGGTTGTACTTGTTCAAAAAGAACATTACCCCACCATGGGTCGCAATGACGTTTGAAGGTCCAAAAGCAAACGGGAAGTCTCGTCATGTCGGTTTAGTAAAAGGGCGTTTTTCTCTTCCAGGCGATGAGTGGAAGACAAAAGAAGATAAGACAGATTTCCAAACCATTAAACTGTCTGCGGAATTTGTTGACCGTGAGCAGGACGATCTTTTTAAAGTGGTCACAGATGAAGATGCTGAAAACTTTAATCTTGATGCTTTTTACAAGTCTGTTTTTGGAGAAGCATACAAAGATGATAAAACAGAAAACGGCAGCAGTGTTGATATTGGAAAAGGTGTTTAA
- the gpG gene encoding phage tail assembly chaperone G, whose protein sequence is MTQKQISISIWFEEEKKHKTFIAPRTNAKTLYEAFELDEKAVEAENAKELVKSLNERIKFIVRVFQNQFTFDQFQEGFQSFEIADAVRKIMMEIMGFKAAETQEEKDFLPDMKA, encoded by the coding sequence ATGACTCAAAAACAAATTTCTATCTCTATTTGGTTCGAAGAAGAGAAAAAACACAAAACGTTTATTGCGCCAAGAACAAACGCAAAAACACTCTATGAGGCTTTTGAGTTAGATGAAAAAGCAGTAGAAGCGGAGAATGCGAAAGAACTTGTTAAAAGTCTGAATGAACGAATTAAATTCATTGTACGTGTCTTTCAGAATCAATTTACTTTCGATCAGTTTCAAGAAGGCTTCCAATCCTTTGAAATTGCGGATGCAGTTAGAAAAATCATGATGGAGATCATGGGATTTAAAGCAGCCGAAACGCAGGAAGAAAAAGATTTTTTGCCCGACATGAAGGCGTAG
- a CDS encoding phage tail tape measure protein, with protein sequence MTQAIGNMVAKVNLDDSGFNRGITGLQRQMRLANSEFKAATEIYKNTGNRAKELQAKVDGLNNKYRIQGKVVEEHRKRYEQLVREKGRDKRETQIHARKLNESIAVHQKLEKELRQVSNEFEHLQSTSNKAAGVFSVFKKNAGEVSEELQSVYSAAGMAGKALTGIGVAGTVAIGGAVKVAADFEKAMSRVGAVANASSVEMDRLTETARHLGATTQFTDGQVAEGMQYLAMAGYKTNNIIGAMPGLLATAAAGQTDLGVTSDIVSDILTEFHIAAEDTNRVADAMTYTFTNSNATLQQIGQTMKYAGPAAKTAGVSMEELAAATGIMANSGIKADMAGTALRSTLTRLASPPKQAGNAIHELGLSVTDSTGKMRPLADIIGQINEKTKNYTETEKIRIAKQLAGQHALSGFITLLHAGEGKLNKFTKEIENSGGIAEKVAKEQMDNLAGSVEYLRSAVNNAVISLGNQFIPTVRKVVDGLTKVVNWFDHLPPSVMGTIAVTGAAVTAFSLLGGASLLLLSLIPRMAEGWRVLRTAGTYLTGTVRGSSASLGVYSTQVAAAGVASRTAATGINTAAASTAVMSTRMGRLQQNTGLATTRMGRLNQTATRTSRTMRGLGGTSRIAGGGLMMFGGPMGMIGGLALSFLPEILKFGKGIVMMGVNAVKGAGGFAKLAKGGFGLFNIFKKGAGVVSLLRGGLSLLGGPVGMLITGVTLLGEAGFKYYDNLQKRVLPATIDFGDKVSESTSKAVNAYTDMERKANAKLDSLYLNQKKITKDIAKDMTGKFSEMAGALKTGYQDSADKALDVLGKFYAENDSLKGKDEQEILKKIKEGNEEKQKEIEKHENKVKKIYEKAAKEHRELTKEEWKEVKEHTQAMNKEIETALTKSMDEQTLISKKLKAESSNLSAKQAAATVKHSKDAKDKVISNAKKQADAVIKEADDQFYIKKNIGEKEHAATVKAAKDQREKTIKEAEKSHKGVVKEAKKQAEGHIDQVDWETGEVLGAWDTFLVDLAGVVNTITYGINKVLEFMNIPTIPEWKPKGYGSKKDGAKHAYANGTDYHPGGRALVGEEGYELAHTPGIGTYMVGVGGPQIWDLPRGTSVLPHDQTKKITSQGLPGYAGGVGDFFKKGAKKAGEVVGKVKDFGSDIFDLVMAGPKKIISNIFGGLIPFKTGKGIDGLGTGILKTIQKGALGFLTKSLGDFGGDGGAFKGVGGSAAVKKWVAQAISITGISPSYAKALETIAMKESSGNPTLVNRWDSNWKAGHPSQGLMQFIPSTFSAYKKPGYGNIKHPVHQIVAAINYLNKRYGGIYNHPGLKSMARGGPYIGYASGGVIDNHQIAQLGENGWREYAITTEPKYRKRSLQLYSNLGKELGVPSFGDGMISTALQMLDRISNKGDKPQSRQQDGFDMRQMIENQNKQIGLMAQQIDLLSQGLMMMQKGFEQLVSKDSNNYMDGRKLDQTTGERYRQQAFLSGVR encoded by the coding sequence ATGACTCAAGCAATTGGCAATATGGTCGCAAAAGTCAATCTGGATGACTCGGGTTTTAACAGAGGTATAACAGGGCTTCAAAGGCAAATGCGCCTTGCTAATTCTGAATTTAAAGCGGCTACTGAAATTTATAAGAATACTGGCAACAGGGCGAAAGAATTGCAAGCCAAAGTTGATGGACTTAACAATAAATATCGTATTCAAGGTAAAGTAGTAGAAGAACACCGTAAACGTTATGAACAATTGGTCAGAGAAAAAGGGCGCGATAAAAGAGAAACGCAAATTCACGCTCGAAAACTCAATGAGTCCATCGCTGTACACCAGAAGCTAGAAAAAGAGCTTCGTCAGGTATCTAATGAATTTGAGCATTTGCAAAGCACCAGCAATAAAGCAGCTGGTGTTTTTTCTGTTTTTAAGAAGAATGCCGGGGAAGTATCGGAAGAGTTGCAATCTGTCTACTCTGCTGCGGGAATGGCAGGGAAGGCATTAACAGGTATCGGTGTAGCAGGCACCGTCGCAATAGGTGGAGCTGTTAAAGTGGCCGCAGACTTTGAAAAGGCGATGAGCAGGGTCGGTGCTGTGGCAAACGCCTCTTCTGTCGAAATGGATCGTCTCACAGAAACGGCGCGTCATTTAGGGGCTACGACACAATTTACAGACGGACAAGTTGCCGAAGGAATGCAGTACCTTGCAATGGCTGGTTATAAAACAAATAACATTATCGGTGCCATGCCGGGCTTGCTTGCTACTGCGGCAGCAGGGCAAACAGATTTAGGTGTAACGTCAGATATTGTATCAGACATCTTAACGGAGTTTCATATTGCTGCAGAAGATACAAACCGAGTAGCAGATGCAATGACCTACACGTTCACGAACTCAAATGCGACATTGCAGCAGATTGGTCAAACGATGAAGTACGCGGGACCAGCTGCAAAAACTGCAGGTGTCAGCATGGAAGAGTTAGCGGCCGCAACGGGTATCATGGCGAACAGTGGGATAAAGGCTGATATGGCGGGTACTGCATTACGATCCACCTTAACAAGGTTAGCATCACCACCAAAACAAGCAGGAAATGCAATACACGAACTTGGCTTGAGCGTTACCGATTCTACTGGTAAAATGCGCCCTCTTGCAGATATTATTGGCCAAATTAATGAAAAGACCAAGAATTACACCGAGACTGAAAAAATACGTATTGCAAAACAATTGGCAGGACAGCACGCCTTATCAGGTTTTATCACTTTGCTACATGCGGGTGAAGGTAAGCTTAATAAATTCACCAAAGAAATAGAAAACAGTGGCGGTATAGCTGAAAAAGTTGCAAAAGAGCAAATGGACAACCTTGCGGGATCTGTGGAATACCTGCGTTCTGCCGTGAATAACGCGGTTATTTCATTAGGTAATCAATTTATTCCTACAGTCCGCAAAGTGGTAGATGGATTAACAAAAGTCGTTAACTGGTTTGATCATCTTCCTCCATCTGTTATGGGAACTATTGCCGTTACTGGTGCAGCAGTTACAGCTTTCAGTCTTTTAGGTGGAGCTTCGTTGTTGTTATTGAGTCTCATCCCAAGAATGGCCGAAGGATGGAGAGTGCTTCGTACTGCTGGCACGTATCTGACAGGCACTGTCAGAGGATCATCAGCAAGTCTAGGCGTATACTCGACACAAGTTGCTGCTGCGGGCGTTGCTTCACGAACTGCGGCAACTGGCATCAACACAGCTGCAGCATCAACAGCCGTTATGTCCACTCGAATGGGTCGTTTACAACAAAATACGGGTCTAGCGACGACTCGAATGGGCCGTCTAAATCAAACGGCCACAAGAACATCAAGGACAATGCGTGGTCTTGGCGGTACGTCTCGTATTGCTGGTGGCGGTTTAATGATGTTTGGTGGACCAATGGGTATGATTGGTGGTCTAGCACTCTCATTTTTGCCGGAGATATTAAAATTCGGTAAGGGTATAGTGATGATGGGTGTAAATGCCGTAAAAGGCGCAGGAGGATTTGCAAAACTTGCAAAGGGCGGTTTTGGCCTGTTTAACATCTTCAAAAAAGGCGCAGGTGTTGTGAGTTTGCTTAGAGGCGGCTTATCGTTGCTTGGTGGTCCTGTAGGGATGTTAATAACGGGTGTCACGCTTTTAGGTGAAGCAGGATTTAAATATTATGACAACCTGCAAAAACGGGTCTTACCAGCAACAATAGATTTTGGCGATAAAGTATCTGAATCCACATCCAAAGCAGTAAATGCTTATACGGATATGGAAAGAAAGGCTAATGCAAAGTTAGATAGTCTCTATCTGAATCAAAAAAAGATCACCAAAGACATAGCCAAAGATATGACAGGTAAATTCTCAGAGATGGCAGGGGCGTTAAAAACAGGTTACCAAGACAGTGCTGATAAAGCCCTAGATGTGTTAGGGAAATTCTATGCGGAAAATGATTCTCTTAAGGGTAAAGACGAACAGGAAATTCTTAAGAAAATCAAAGAAGGTAATGAGGAGAAGCAAAAGGAAATAGAGAAACACGAGAATAAAGTAAAAAAAATATATGAAAAAGCAGCTAAAGAACACCGTGAATTAACTAAAGAAGAATGGAAAGAAGTCAAAGAACATACACAAGCAATGAATAAAGAAATTGAAACGGCTCTTACAAAAAGCATGGATGAACAAACACTCATCTCCAAAAAGCTAAAAGCTGAATCGTCCAATTTATCAGCAAAGCAAGCAGCTGCAACAGTGAAACATAGTAAAGATGCCAAGGATAAGGTTATTAGTAACGCCAAAAAACAAGCAGACGCAGTTATTAAAGAAGCAGATGATCAATTTTACATCAAAAAAAATATTGGTGAAAAAGAACATGCTGCTACAGTTAAAGCCGCCAAAGACCAACGAGAAAAAACAATAAAAGAAGCTGAAAAAAGTCATAAGGGCGTTGTGAAGGAAGCCAAGAAACAAGCAGAAGGACATATTGATCAAGTTGATTGGGAGACTGGTGAAGTGCTAGGAGCATGGGATACATTTCTAGTTGATTTAGCTGGTGTAGTCAATACAATTACTTACGGCATTAATAAAGTCCTTGAATTCATGAATATTCCGACAATACCAGAGTGGAAACCTAAAGGATACGGAAGTAAAAAGGACGGCGCAAAACATGCATATGCAAATGGTACCGACTACCATCCGGGAGGCCGTGCATTGGTCGGAGAGGAAGGATATGAGCTTGCACATACTCCTGGTATTGGAACATATATGGTCGGCGTTGGTGGTCCTCAAATTTGGGATCTACCGCGTGGAACATCGGTTCTTCCTCATGATCAGACCAAAAAAATCACTTCACAGGGCTTACCGGGTTATGCAGGTGGTGTTGGTGATTTCTTTAAAAAGGGCGCCAAAAAAGCTGGTGAAGTAGTCGGCAAGGTGAAAGATTTCGGATCAGATATCTTTGACCTTGTGATGGCTGGCCCAAAGAAAATTATCAGCAATATATTTGGTGGTCTTATCCCGTTTAAAACTGGTAAAGGAATAGATGGTCTTGGAACAGGTATTTTAAAGACGATTCAAAAAGGAGCTCTAGGATTTCTAACAAAATCGTTAGGTGATTTTGGAGGCGATGGCGGAGCATTCAAAGGTGTAGGTGGTAGTGCTGCGGTCAAAAAGTGGGTTGCACAGGCTATAAGCATCACTGGAATTTCTCCATCCTATGCAAAAGCATTAGAAACCATTGCCATGAAGGAATCAAGTGGTAACCCGACATTAGTTAACAGATGGGATAGTAACTGGAAAGCAGGACACCCATCACAAGGGCTTATGCAGTTTATACCAAGCACATTTTCTGCATACAAAAAGCCCGGATATGGAAACATCAAACATCCAGTACACCAAATTGTTGCCGCAATTAACTATCTTAACAAGCGTTATGGCGGTATCTATAACCATCCGGGATTAAAATCTATGGCGCGCGGTGGCCCTTACATCGGTTATGCATCTGGTGGTGTCATTGACAATCATCAAATTGCGCAGCTAGGGGAGAACGGTTGGCGCGAATATGCGATCACGACTGAGCCTAAGTATCGCAAACGCTCTTTACAGTTATACTCTAATCTCGGTAAAGAGCTTGGAGTGCCTAGTTTTGGGGATGGTATGATCTCCACGGCTTTGCAGATGCTTGACCGTATTAGTAACAAAGGAGACAAGCCTCAGAGCAGGCAGCAAGATGGATTTGATATGAGACAGATGATCGAGAACCAAAACAAGCAAATTGGTCTGATGGCTCAACAAATAGACCTACTGTCTCAAGGATTAATGATGATGCAGAAGGGGTTTGAACAATTAGTATCCAAAGATAGCAACAACTATATGGATGGTCGAAAGCTTGATCAAACGACTGGTGAGCGTTATAGACAACAAGCATTTTTGAGTGGGGTGAGGTAG
- a CDS encoding phage major capsid protein: protein MPVMMSKEERQLRQQFTQKRQEARNLLSEGKDEEARSMLDEAKSLQKRIEMMSEERELDAPEIEDRHYVPEQKRDPESESSEEERSLTGTQEYRNAWFKVLTGREEELGNEERKMLQEVLKENRQLSSKSDKDGGYTVPDDISKQIIKSIQELNSVRNLVRVVPKTAPGGSYPVRKGAAGKLYNIAEKEAIKELKNMEFDQITYNVKKFAGFLPIPNELLNDSFINFVREIVEWLSESATVTENDEVFYGKGGENNVEGIITSKKYKSLKAPSLITIKFLRKVKNQIKRGYRKNAKWVMNTEAFETLANIEDKNGRGILAEDPRNEDSFLLFGRPVEVYDEIVTDDKQKTHILFGDFKNAYFMFDRQKFEIKSTDIGSDAFLTDQTYFRGIERFDGKVVDPEAAVIVTDLVVGEEAVVETPSEDKSVDAGK from the coding sequence ATGCCAGTAATGATGAGTAAAGAGGAACGTCAATTGCGTCAGCAGTTTACGCAGAAAAGACAAGAAGCTAGAAATTTACTAAGTGAAGGAAAAGACGAAGAAGCACGTTCTATGCTGGATGAGGCAAAGTCTTTGCAAAAGAGAATTGAAATGATGTCTGAGGAAAGAGAACTCGATGCACCAGAAATTGAAGACAGACATTATGTCCCAGAACAGAAAAGAGATCCTGAATCTGAATCTTCTGAAGAAGAGCGCAGCTTAACAGGGACACAAGAATATAGAAATGCATGGTTCAAGGTCTTGACTGGCCGTGAGGAAGAATTAGGGAACGAAGAACGGAAAATGCTGCAGGAAGTTCTAAAAGAAAACAGACAACTTTCATCCAAAAGTGATAAGGATGGCGGGTATACAGTACCGGATGACATTTCAAAACAGATAATTAAGTCCATTCAAGAATTAAATTCTGTTCGTAACTTGGTACGGGTTGTACCAAAGACGGCACCGGGAGGTAGCTATCCAGTAAGAAAGGGTGCTGCAGGGAAGTTATATAACATTGCTGAAAAAGAAGCGATCAAAGAACTCAAAAATATGGAGTTCGACCAAATCACATACAACGTCAAAAAATTTGCTGGCTTTTTGCCTATTCCAAACGAATTATTGAATGATTCTTTCATTAATTTTGTGAGGGAGATTGTAGAATGGCTCTCTGAATCTGCAACTGTAACTGAAAATGATGAAGTCTTCTATGGAAAAGGCGGAGAAAACAACGTAGAGGGGATTATAACAAGCAAAAAATATAAATCTCTCAAAGCTCCTTCTCTAATTACAATTAAGTTTTTGAGAAAAGTTAAAAACCAAATCAAAAGAGGCTATCGAAAAAATGCAAAATGGGTGATGAATACAGAGGCATTTGAAACGTTAGCAAACATTGAAGATAAAAACGGCCGCGGGATTTTAGCCGAGGACCCACGCAATGAGGATAGCTTCCTTTTATTCGGTAGACCCGTTGAAGTGTATGACGAGATTGTCACAGACGATAAACAAAAAACTCATATTCTATTCGGTGATTTTAAAAATGCATACTTTATGTTTGATCGTCAAAAATTCGAGATCAAATCAACTGACATCGGCTCAGATGCATTCCTAACAGATCAAACATATTTCAGAGGTATTGAACGATTTGACGGAAAAGTAGTTGATCCAGAAGCCGCAGTAATTGTTACTGATTTAGTTGTAGGTGAGGAAGCAGTAGTTGAAACACCTTCTGAAGATAAGTCCGTAGACGCTGGAAAATAA
- a CDS encoding phage portal protein, whose protein sequence is MLLEGMFSKRSADSDSGWGMSQIPQWVFDIFGGGKTASGEKVSESTSLKHPDVFSCINVLSDDIAKLSVHMFRKLGENISGERDHPVFKLLYLKPNQYMTAFTWKKLMMTHVCMWGNAYSLILSDKRGDITTLIPLNPANTHPYLDPNTGDLWYETIINNKRAELHAEEVLHFKGMTEDGMVGLSPIQVAREHIGAQSAATKFNAKLYKNDATPRGILKIPTLLQPEAKEVARKEWMRVNAGESIAIVDAGLDYQSISMPLKDAEFVESMKFNKAQIASIFKVPLHKINELDRATFSNIEHQSIEYVKNTLQPWIVSFEQEINTKLFTDAEIKQGLYVQFNVNSELRGDSKSRAEFYEIMERIGAMNINEIRALESKNAIPDGDRHLVSLNYTFLDMLDQYQMAKAGHKGGDPNNAEGNQTANDGN, encoded by the coding sequence TTGTTATTAGAAGGTATGTTCTCTAAAAGATCAGCAGATTCAGACAGTGGTTGGGGGATGTCACAGATCCCGCAATGGGTGTTTGATATTTTCGGTGGTGGTAAAACAGCAAGTGGAGAGAAAGTGAGTGAATCGACTTCATTAAAACATCCTGACGTTTTTTCTTGTATCAATGTTTTGTCAGATGATATAGCAAAATTATCTGTCCATATGTTTAGGAAGCTGGGAGAAAATATTTCTGGAGAACGTGACCATCCTGTTTTTAAATTGCTCTATTTAAAGCCCAATCAATATATGACAGCTTTTACTTGGAAAAAATTAATGATGACGCATGTTTGTATGTGGGGAAATGCATATTCTTTGATTCTTTCAGATAAAAGAGGTGATATCACAACACTAATCCCTCTTAATCCAGCTAATACACACCCTTATCTTGATCCAAACACAGGGGATTTGTGGTACGAAACAATAATTAATAACAAACGAGCTGAATTACATGCGGAAGAAGTTCTGCACTTTAAAGGAATGACCGAAGACGGAATGGTTGGTCTCAGTCCAATTCAGGTTGCAAGGGAACATATTGGTGCTCAATCTGCCGCAACAAAGTTTAACGCGAAATTGTACAAAAATGATGCAACACCAAGAGGTATTTTGAAAATCCCAACCCTGTTACAACCAGAGGCAAAAGAGGTTGCAAGAAAAGAATGGATGAGAGTAAATGCGGGAGAAAGCATTGCGATTGTCGATGCTGGTCTCGATTATCAATCTATATCAATGCCTCTAAAAGATGCCGAATTTGTAGAGTCTATGAAATTCAATAAGGCTCAAATTGCTTCCATATTCAAAGTTCCTCTTCATAAGATAAACGAATTGGATCGTGCTACATTCAGTAATATCGAGCATCAATCTATAGAATATGTGAAGAACACTTTACAGCCGTGGATCGTTTCCTTTGAACAAGAAATCAATACAAAGCTGTTTACTGATGCTGAAATCAAGCAAGGGCTATATGTTCAATTTAATGTTAATAGTGAATTACGCGGTGATTCAAAATCAAGAGCAGAATTCTATGAAATCATGGAACGAATCGGGGCTATGAATATAAATGAAATTCGTGCTCTTGAATCAAAAAATGCCATTCCTGATGGGGATAGACACCTAGTCTCACTTAATTACACTTTCTTAGATATGTTAGATCAATATCAGATGGCTAAAGCAGGCCATAAAGGAGGTGATCCGAATAATGCCGAAGGAAATCAGACAGCTAACGACGGAAATTGA
- a CDS encoding HK97 family phage prohead protease: MPKEIRQLTTEIEVRSLDDENKSEYVEGYALKFEKWSERLGWFKEIISRGALDEADMSNVIALFNHKIDYPLARNTVSTGAGSLQLTVDAIGLKFRFEPTDTTYGQDLMKNLRAGVINQCSFSFSLDHSGDEEPDEWTRNEDEKLYERRINRINRIFDISLVTTPAYSDTEAVVGERSLEKVEVLKRQKNTSNKRIELELDLLDLTI; encoded by the coding sequence ATGCCGAAGGAAATCAGACAGCTAACGACGGAAATTGAAGTTAGGTCACTTGATGATGAAAACAAAAGTGAATATGTAGAGGGTTATGCCCTTAAGTTTGAAAAGTGGTCTGAGCGTCTTGGGTGGTTTAAGGAAATCATCAGCCGTGGAGCGTTGGACGAAGCAGATATGTCCAATGTAATTGCTTTATTTAATCATAAAATTGATTATCCATTAGCAAGAAACACTGTTTCAACGGGCGCTGGTAGTCTCCAATTAACTGTTGATGCAATAGGGCTGAAATTTAGATTTGAGCCAACAGACACCACTTACGGACAGGATTTGATGAAGAATTTGAGAGCAGGTGTGATCAATCAATGTTCTTTTTCGTTTTCTCTTGATCATTCAGGTGATGAAGAACCTGATGAATGGACAAGAAATGAGGATGAAAAATTATATGAGCGCCGAATCAATCGAATCAATCGCATATTTGACATCTCGCTTGTGACAACTCCTGCATATAGCGATACGGAAGCTGTTGTGGGAGAAAGAAGTTTAGAAAAAGTAGAAGTTTTAAAAAGACAAAAAAACACATCAAATAAGAGGATTGAGCTGGAACTAGACTTATTAGACCTGACTATATAG